A window of Streptomyces sp. DG1A-41 contains these coding sequences:
- a CDS encoding carboxymuconolactone decarboxylase family protein produces the protein MTKHTDDTTTVEYAPEQPARLEWAKHAPEVYKAMVRLEIAARQGLDHTLYELVKIRASQINHCAFCIDMHTKDALATGESVERILQLSAWDESRHFYTAKELAALELTEAVTVLTDGFVPDEVYENAARHFEEAELAQLIAAITTINAWNRFGVTCRMAPGHYQPGQYK, from the coding sequence ATGACGAAGCACACCGATGACACGACGACCGTGGAGTACGCCCCCGAGCAGCCCGCCCGCCTGGAGTGGGCCAAGCACGCGCCCGAGGTCTACAAGGCGATGGTCCGGCTGGAGATCGCCGCCCGGCAGGGCCTCGACCACACGCTGTACGAGCTGGTGAAGATCCGCGCCTCCCAGATCAACCACTGCGCCTTCTGCATCGACATGCACACCAAGGACGCCCTCGCGACGGGCGAGAGCGTCGAGCGGATCCTCCAGCTCAGCGCCTGGGACGAGTCGCGGCACTTCTACACCGCGAAGGAGCTCGCGGCGCTGGAGCTGACGGAGGCCGTGACGGTCCTGACGGACGGCTTCGTGCCGGACGAGGTGTACGAGAACGCCGCCAGGCACTTCGAGGAGGCCGAGCTGGCGCAGTTGATCGCCGCGATCACGACGATCAACGCCTGGAACCGGTTCGGGGTGACCTGCCGTATGGCGCCGGGGCACTACCAGCCGGGGCAGTACAAATGA